The Oceanivirga salmonicida sequence CTACTTTAACAGTTTTATCAATATAATTTACAGTGTTCATAAATTTACTTTATTCGCGACGCATATAATTGTAATAACAAATCTAAAGTACAAAAGAATACCTAGAAACTGGAATATTAAAGTATCCAGTAGTAATACGATATGATTCTTTGAATACTCTATTAAGTCTTTCTATCTTTTGTTTAGCTATACGAGTTTTAGCATCTTCGCCTTTAACTTCCTCTAGCCCTTTAACAGAAGTATGATTGATTTCAATACCTAATTCTTTTTGAATAAATTGCAGAGCCATAGGATAAGCAGTATACA is a genomic window containing:
- a CDS encoding DDE-type integrase/transposase/recombinase; amino-acid sequence: KHYVWILYDEIYHNVITYHISDKRDYIACATVFLKLLECYKNKPNNLNVMSDMYTAYPMALQFIQKELGIEINHTSVKGLEEVKGEDAKTRIAKQKIERLNRVFKESYRITTGYFNIPVSRYSFVL